The Bacillus sp. Marseille-Q1617 genome has a segment encoding these proteins:
- a CDS encoding EamA family transporter codes for MKPINASLCVLVGASSYGIHASVVKLGFAEGYTVAEVTGIQYLFGLLMLLTAFLFTQKVKVSLKQVLSLLGIGILLALTGVFYGLSLSQVPATIAVVMLFQFTWIGLMIEALHLKKWPSNKKLVSVVFLWLGTLLAGGLASSGGFNWSENILGILYGFAAAFTFALFLFLSGKVAKGVPTIQKSLMITFGGLLVVILALQPSFIREPARLIEMGEFGLVVAIVGTIFPVVFLAIGSPHLDSSMTTILGAAELPAAIISAMLILHEHVTALQMAGMILILIGIAIPQIHFKTMHSGKQYS; via the coding sequence ATGAAACCAATTAACGCATCTCTATGTGTACTCGTCGGCGCAAGCAGCTATGGCATCCATGCATCTGTGGTGAAGCTTGGTTTTGCGGAAGGCTACACAGTAGCGGAGGTGACCGGAATCCAGTATTTATTCGGACTGTTGATGCTGCTAACGGCTTTTCTTTTTACCCAAAAAGTGAAAGTTTCTCTAAAACAGGTACTCTCATTGTTGGGAATCGGGATATTGCTCGCACTTACCGGCGTTTTTTATGGTCTGAGTCTGAGTCAGGTGCCGGCGACGATTGCCGTTGTCATGCTATTTCAATTTACATGGATCGGGCTTATGATCGAAGCCCTTCATTTAAAAAAATGGCCGTCCAACAAAAAGCTGGTATCGGTTGTCTTCCTTTGGTTGGGGACGCTGCTGGCAGGAGGGCTGGCTTCTTCCGGAGGCTTTAACTGGTCTGAGAATATCCTTGGGATTCTGTATGGGTTTGCAGCAGCCTTCACGTTTGCTCTCTTCCTATTCTTGAGCGGAAAGGTAGCAAAAGGGGTTCCGACCATTCAAAAAAGTTTGATGATCACGTTTGGCGGTCTGTTGGTTGTGATTTTGGCGCTTCAGCCTTCTTTTATAAGAGAGCCGGCGCGGTTGATTGAGATGGGTGAATTCGGATTGGTTGTGGCGATTGTGGGAACGATCTTTCCGGTCGTGTTCCTGGCGATCGGTTCCCCGCATCTGGATTCCAGCATGACGACGATTCTCGGTGCAGCGGAACTTCCAGCAGCGATCATATCCGCCATGCTGATCCTCCATGAGCATGTCACCGCGCTGCAGATGGCGGGAATGATCCTCATCTTGATTGGTATTGCCATTCCCCAGATTCATTTCAAGACGATGCATTCGGGAAAACAATATAGTTAG
- a CDS encoding YitT family protein encodes MRQRLFSFLMMNLGAFLVSINVHFFLSPNNLATGGVSGLSIIMNDLFPGLSLGLFMIIINIVLFIVGVIFLGFNFGAKTIYASFALSFYVWLLEIAAPMSQPLSDDILIQLIIGQCIAATGMAIVFHQQASTGGTDILALIFNKYFNIEVGRGVLLADLSIALSSAILFGPQVGMYAFFGVILNGLVIDYTLQQFNSNKEIVIISKYSDEIKSFIVHELGKGATIHTAKGAFTSDEKEVITTILGRKDFSKLRGFITQIDNHAFITVHTMNEILGQNFKRLA; translated from the coding sequence ATGCGACAAAGATTATTTTCCTTCCTAATGATGAACCTTGGTGCGTTTCTAGTATCCATCAATGTTCACTTTTTCTTATCGCCTAATAATTTAGCGACAGGGGGAGTCAGCGGGTTGTCGATCATCATGAACGACTTGTTCCCTGGTTTATCGCTGGGGCTGTTCATGATTATCATTAATATTGTGTTGTTTATCGTCGGTGTCATATTTCTTGGATTCAATTTCGGTGCCAAGACGATCTATGCAAGCTTTGCGCTTTCATTCTATGTATGGCTGCTGGAAATCGCGGCGCCGATGAGTCAGCCGCTCAGCGATGATATCCTGATCCAGTTGATCATCGGTCAATGCATCGCCGCAACCGGCATGGCGATCGTGTTTCACCAGCAGGCTTCAACAGGCGGAACCGATATCCTTGCGTTGATCTTTAATAAATATTTCAATATAGAAGTAGGCAGAGGAGTCTTGCTCGCTGATTTATCCATTGCGCTTTCCTCTGCGATACTTTTCGGCCCGCAGGTTGGTATGTACGCGTTCTTCGGTGTCATCCTGAACGGACTCGTTATTGACTATACCCTGCAGCAGTTCAATTCAAACAAGGAAATTGTCATCATCAGCAAATACAGTGATGAAATCAAATCCTTCATCGTTCACGAACTTGGTAAAGGTGCAACGATCCATACGGCAAAAGGGGCTTTCACTTCTGATGAGAAAGAAGTGATCACCACGATCCTCGGCCGTAAAGATTTCTCTAAGTTGAGAGGATTCATCACACAGATCGATAATCATGCGTTCATCACGGTACACACGATGAACGAAATATTAGGACAGAATTTTAAACGTTTGGCTTAA
- a CDS encoding DUF2339 domain-containing protein, producing MEREELERLERRVDSLERELNLVKIQLMKAKHAAVDPPPVNQQKENTDLNKSHAGSLSPGGTPNKTVSEKPPGAIPGKSNAEEPKGAFDFSVERWLPKVFLFVLLIGSVWGFMAASQNGWLTPGFRVLTGAIVSIAMFILGERYIKDQRRLGITLLSGSIVLAIITLFSANILYGFIPGVVTNLLLLLIILTGLWVSHKHASQLILCLIGVGAYLFPFIFAGDARSEGLFYGYQLLMFFVLVTFSTWKRYRIAWNIHYYLMYFTLFFFAAFGVGEITFTILIPFAIQHAYILLLIVLNRDERVSAEMIPAVVSGTFILLALLNDVYAYTGVPLYYYAIFAVVYIGISFLEPAEKKQTKDVLLVLGFLHIMLLIFGWIDDEWTFTLVALQAAALLFLAGKRKSYITLAGSIFLMMYSLLGVGFGPPYDFLSVEMPVFLIVFGYLYLLDYYRKTGTAFSGIPAVLLKSVLTFIAFFFVMRATDFIVIGWDYTPRTTAFTVAIAVLSIIYLVVGESRKDAFYRWCGIGFLALALVKFFFADLVFLDFTIRAMILIPIGVVGLVLSRILYKKR from the coding sequence ATGGAAAGGGAAGAGTTAGAACGGCTGGAAAGGCGCGTCGATTCGCTGGAGAGGGAGTTGAACCTCGTAAAGATACAGCTCATGAAAGCTAAGCATGCAGCAGTCGATCCGCCGCCGGTCAATCAACAAAAAGAAAACACTGATCTAAACAAGTCACATGCAGGCTCATTGTCACCAGGAGGCACCCCGAATAAAACAGTTTCCGAAAAACCACCAGGAGCCATCCCGGGCAAATCAAATGCTGAAGAACCAAAAGGAGCCTTCGATTTCTCCGTTGAACGCTGGCTGCCGAAAGTGTTCTTATTTGTTCTATTAATAGGAAGTGTGTGGGGATTCATGGCGGCATCCCAGAACGGGTGGCTGACGCCGGGATTCAGGGTGCTGACCGGGGCCATCGTCAGTATCGCGATGTTCATCCTGGGTGAGCGTTATATCAAAGATCAGCGCAGGCTGGGCATCACCCTGTTATCTGGAAGCATTGTTCTGGCCATCATTACCTTATTCTCTGCAAATATTCTATACGGGTTCATACCGGGAGTGGTGACGAACCTCTTGCTGCTGTTGATCATTTTGACAGGTTTATGGGTGTCGCATAAGCATGCATCCCAGCTGATCCTGTGTTTGATCGGCGTCGGGGCATACTTGTTCCCGTTCATCTTTGCCGGGGATGCGAGGAGTGAAGGGTTATTTTACGGATATCAGCTCCTCATGTTCTTTGTACTGGTCACCTTCAGTACGTGGAAAAGATACCGGATCGCCTGGAATATTCACTATTACCTGATGTATTTCACGCTGTTCTTCTTTGCGGCATTCGGTGTCGGCGAAATTACCTTTACGATTCTTATTCCGTTTGCGATTCAGCATGCGTACATTTTACTGCTGATCGTCCTCAATCGGGATGAGAGGGTCAGTGCGGAAATGATTCCTGCGGTCGTATCAGGGACATTCATCCTTCTGGCATTGTTGAACGATGTCTATGCTTATACGGGGGTCCCGCTTTATTATTACGCCATCTTTGCAGTGGTGTATATCGGGATTTCATTCCTGGAGCCTGCCGAGAAGAAGCAGACGAAGGATGTCCTGCTCGTACTTGGATTCCTTCATATCATGTTACTTATTTTCGGCTGGATCGATGATGAATGGACGTTTACCCTGGTAGCCCTTCAGGCAGCGGCCCTGTTATTCCTGGCTGGAAAAAGAAAGAGCTATATCACCTTGGCGGGGTCCATCTTCCTTATGATGTATTCTTTACTTGGTGTCGGGTTCGGACCCCCTTATGATTTCTTGAGTGTGGAAATGCCGGTCTTCCTCATCGTATTCGGGTATTTGTATCTGCTTGACTATTATAGAAAGACAGGCACCGCCTTTTCAGGAATACCTGCAGTCCTGTTAAAATCGGTGCTCACGTTCATCGCGTTCTTCTTTGTGATGAGAGCGACTGATTTCATTGTCATCGGATGGGATTACACGCCAAGGACCACGGCGTTTACGGTCGCGATTGCAGTTCTGTCGATCATCTATCTGGTTGTAGGGGAAAGCAGGAAG